A genomic region of Cannabis sativa cultivar Pink pepper isolate KNU-18-1 chromosome 1, ASM2916894v1, whole genome shotgun sequence contains the following coding sequences:
- the LOC115704780 gene encoding uncharacterized protein LOC115704780 translates to MATASQIVAKLNLNPHPEGGFYFETLRDNSVMLSKSQLPPQYKVERAVNSCIYFLLPSGNVSNLHRIPCAETWHFYLGEPITIVEMNEEDGEVKLTCLGPDLIGDNQQPQYTVPPNVWFGAFPTKDFNIGTDGTLLKAATRDGESHYSLVGCTCAPAFQFDDFELAKRSKLVACFPKSEPLISLLTFPE, encoded by the exons ATGGCTACTGCTTCACAAATTGTGGCGAAATTGAATCTCAATCCACATCCAGAGGGTGGATTCTACTTCGAAACTTTAAGAGACAACTCTGTTATGCTCTCAAAGTCTCAACTCCCACCCCAAT ATAAGGTAGAGCGGGCTGTGAATTCATGCATTTACTTCTTATTGCCATCTGGGAATGTGTCAAACCTTCATCGAATCCCATGTGCAGAAACTTGGCATTTCTACTTGGGAGAGCCTATTACG ATAGTGGAGATGAATGAGGAAGATGGAGAGGTCAAATTAACTTGCCTTGGACCAGATTTGATTGGAGATAATCAGCAACCTCAGTATACAGTGCCTCCTAATGTGTGGTTTGGTGCATTTCCAACTAAAGACTTTAATATTGGTACAGATGGAACTCTGCTCAAAGCTGCTACAAGAGATGGGGAGAGCCACTACTCTCTCGTGGGCTGCACCTGCGCACCTGCCTTCCAGTTTGATGATTTTGAGCTCGCCAAACGTTCCAAGCTTGTGGCGTGCTTTCCCAAGAGTGAGCCTCTCATTTCTTTGCTTACCTTTCCTGAATGA
- the LOC115705402 gene encoding uncharacterized protein LOC115705402 isoform X2, translating to MLPTIAARTRYRITKRSKLGCFVLPFSMCVWDELVQLKLGWTEAAMVAGARDAGVSPAIIGSLPRKEAALVEFFMDDCLQRLIDRIDSGEDLKSLIPSERISKLVRIRLEMQAPYITKWPQALSIQAQPMNVPTSFKQRAMLVDEIWHAAGDEASDIDWYVKRTVLGGIYSTTEIYMLTDSSTDFRDTWAFLNGRVKDAFDFKKTMQEAKYLAETVGAGMGSSLQGFMKGVFRA from the exons ATGCTTCCCACCATCGCAGCCAGAACCCGATACCGGATTACCAAGAGGAGCAAGCTAGGGTGCTTCGTGCTTCCCTTTTCCATGTG CGTTTGGGATGAGTTGGTGCAGCTTAAGTTGGGGTGGACCGAAGCTGCAATGGTTGCAGGTGCCAGAGACGCCGGTGTGTCTCCCGCTATAATTGGGTCACTTCCCAGGAAAGAGGCTGCTCTAGTGGAG TTTTTCATGGATGATTGTTTACAAAGACTTATTGATAGAATTGACTCCGGAGAGGACttgaaaagtttgatacctagtGAGCGTATCTCCAAGCTTGTTAGAATTCGCTTGGAAATGCAAGCTCCATACATAACAAAATGGCCTCAGGCTCTTAGTATCCAG GCACAACCAATGAATGTTCCAACGAGTTTTAAGCAGCGAGCTATGCTTGTCGATGAAATCTGGCATGCCGCTGGTGATGAGGCCTCTGATATTGATTGGTATGTAAAGCGCACTGTTCTTGGAGGAATATACTCGACAACTGAGATCTACATGCTTACTGATAGTTCCACTG ATTTTCGTGATACTTGGGCTTTCTTGAATGGTCGTGTCAAAGATGCCTTTGATTTCAAGAAAACCATGCAAGAG GCAAAATACTTGGCTGAAACCGTTGGAGCTGGGATGGGGAGTTCTTTGCAAGGATTTATGAAGGGAGTTTTTCGGGCTTGA
- the LOC115705402 gene encoding uncharacterized protein LOC115705402 isoform X1, translated as MYRTAAKRLLLASSASGNGTSRYRFPPFRCFSSVDSLSFPNQTPNQHQHHHHHKFQNTNSSDSASSTSSSSDWSAQDASHHRSQNPIPDYQEEQARVLRASLFHVLKLGWTEAAMVAGARDAGVSPAIIGSLPRKEAALVEFFMDDCLQRLIDRIDSGEDLKSLIPSERISKLVRIRLEMQAPYITKWPQALSIQAQPMNVPTSFKQRAMLVDEIWHAAGDEASDIDWYVKRTVLGGIYSTTEIYMLTDSSTDFRDTWAFLNGRVKDAFDFKKTMQEAKYLAETVGAGMGSSLQGFMKGVFRA; from the exons ATGTATCGTACGGCAGCCAAGCGATTACTTCTCGCTTCTTCTGCTTCCGGCAATGGCACCTCCCGTTATCGATTCCCTCCCTTTCGTTGTTTCTCCTCCGTAGATTCTCTATCGTTCCCCAATCAAACCCCTAATCAACACCAACACCACCATCACCATAAGTTTCAAAACACTAACTCTTCAGATTCAGCTTCCTCCACCTCCTCTTCTTCGGATTGGTCTGCTCAGGATGCTTCCCACCATCGCAGCCAGAACCCGATACCGGATTACCAAGAGGAGCAAGCTAGGGTGCTTCGTGCTTCCCTTTTCCATGTG CTTAAGTTGGGGTGGACCGAAGCTGCAATGGTTGCAGGTGCCAGAGACGCCGGTGTGTCTCCCGCTATAATTGGGTCACTTCCCAGGAAAGAGGCTGCTCTAGTGGAG TTTTTCATGGATGATTGTTTACAAAGACTTATTGATAGAATTGACTCCGGAGAGGACttgaaaagtttgatacctagtGAGCGTATCTCCAAGCTTGTTAGAATTCGCTTGGAAATGCAAGCTCCATACATAACAAAATGGCCTCAGGCTCTTAGTATCCAG GCACAACCAATGAATGTTCCAACGAGTTTTAAGCAGCGAGCTATGCTTGTCGATGAAATCTGGCATGCCGCTGGTGATGAGGCCTCTGATATTGATTGGTATGTAAAGCGCACTGTTCTTGGAGGAATATACTCGACAACTGAGATCTACATGCTTACTGATAGTTCCACTG ATTTTCGTGATACTTGGGCTTTCTTGAATGGTCGTGTCAAAGATGCCTTTGATTTCAAGAAAACCATGCAAGAG GCAAAATACTTGGCTGAAACCGTTGGAGCTGGGATGGGGAGTTCTTTGCAAGGATTTATGAAGGGAGTTTTTCGGGCTTGA
- the LOC115707656 gene encoding pollen receptor-like kinase 3 isoform X2, translating to MAAVPSLLFLIPLFYFIPFSHSLSEGDSLLKLKNSFTQTNALASWVPNSSPCSSRWAGVMCFDGIITGLHLTNMGLSGKIDIDALNQISGLRTISFMNNNFSGPIPEFSKLGVLKSLLLSGNAFSGDIPSDFFSHLNSLKKVWLNENQFTGNVPESLGQLTHLIELHLENNQFTGSIPVFKQSINSLDLSNNKLEGEIPAIFSSYNASAFAGNNGLCGKPLDTVCSTVPTQSPALPATENYSNDNKLVVGGVVAAMVIVLIYALLSSKNNIEDDFSQLGRETTDDVVEVHVPSSNRRNLDSSTQKGSDSKRSASGGGGGGDGGDSQHGKSGSMTDLIMVNDEKGTFGLSDLMKAAAEVLGNGGLGSAYKAVMSFGLSVAVKRMREMNRLGRDGFDAEMRRFGGLRHRNILTPLAYHYRREEKLLVSEYIPKGSLLYVMHDRGTSHAELNWPTRLKIIQGIARGMGFLYTEFSNYDLPHGNLKSSNVLLNHDHEPVLSDYAFHPLMSPTNAAQSMFAYKTPDYVKYQRVSQKTDVYCLGILILEILTGKFPSQYLNKGKGGIDIVQWVSSADKTVERETELLDPEIASGNAANSNAVNQMIELLHVGADCVESNPQERIDMKEAIRRIEEVQV from the exons ATGGCCGCTGTTCCTTCTCTCCTCTTCCTCATTCCTCTTTTCTATTTCATTCCTTTCTCCCATTCACTTTCTGAAGGTGATTCCCTTCTCAAACTCAAAAACTCCTTTACACAAACCAATGCTCTCGCTTCATGGGTTCCTAACTCTTCCCCTTGTTCGTCTCGGTGGGCAGGGGTAATGTGTTTTGACGGAATCATTACCGGTCTCCATCTCACTAACATGGGTCTTTCTGGGAAAATCGATATTGATGCCTTGAATCAGATTTCGGGCCTTAGAACAATTAGTTTCATGAATAATAACTTCTCCGGTCCAATACCGGAGTTCAGCAAGCTTGGAGTTTTGAAATCTCTGTTACTTAGCGGGAATGCTTTTTCCGGTGATATTCCTTCTGATTTCTTCTCCCATTTAAATTCGCTTAAGAAAGTTTGGCTTAACGAGAATCAATTCACCGGAAACGTGCCGGAATCTCTTGGACAATTAACTCATCTCATAGAACTTCATTTGGAGAACAACCAATTCACAGGCTCGATTCCTGTCTTTAAACAGAGCATTAATTCACTTGACTTATCCAATAACAAGCTCGAGGGTGAAATCCCGGCCATCTTTTCCTCTTACAATGCTAGTGCTTTCGCTGGAAATAATGGTCTTTGCGGTAAACCATTGGACACAGTTTGCTCCACGGTACCAACCCAATCGCCGGCTCTGCCAGCTACCGAAAATTACTCAAATGACAACAAATTAGTCGTCGGCGGAGTCGTGGCTGCAATGGTCATTGTCTTAATATATGCTCTGCTTAGCTCAAAGAACAATATTGAAGACGATTTTAGTCAGCTAGGGAGGGAAACCACGGACGACGTGGTCGAAGTTCACGTGCCCAGCTCTAACCGAAGGAATTTGGATTCATCCACCCAAAAGGGCAGCGATTCCAAGAGATCTGctagtggtggtggtggtggtggtgatggtgGAGATTCGCAACACGGGAAGAGCGGGTCCATGACTGATTTGATAATGGTGAACGACGAAAAGGGCACTTTCGGGTTATCTGACTTGATGAAAGCCGCGGCGGAGGTTCTTGGTAATGGCGGGTTAGGGTCGGCCTATAAGGCTGTCATGTCGTTCGGGCTGTCTGTGGCGGTGAAGCGGATGAGGGAGATGAATAGATTAGGAAGAGACGGGTTTGATGCCGAGATGAGGCGGTTCGGTGGACTCCGCCACCGGAATATATTGACTCCGTTGGCTTACCATTACCGGAGAGAAGAGAAATTGTTAGTCTCCGAGTACATTCCTAAAGGCAGCCTCTTATACGTTATGCATG ACCGGGGAACCAGTCATGCAGAGCTCAACTGGCCAACTCGTCTAAAGATAATCCAAGGAATCGCAAGGGGAATGGGATTTCTGTATACAGAGTTTTCAAACTACGACCTTCCCCATGGGAATCTCAAGTCCAGCAATGTCCTTTTGAACCACGACCACGAACCAGTCCTAAGCGACTATGCGTTTCACCCCTTGATGAGTCCCACCAACGCAGCTCAATCCATGTTCGCCTACAAAACCCCAGACTACGTCAAGTACCAGAGAGTCTCACAAAAGACCGATGTATACTGCCTCGGCATTCTCATTCTCGAAATCCTTACTGGGAAATTCCCTTCTCAGTATCTCAACAAAGGCAAAGGCGGAATTGACATCGTTCAGTGGGTTTCTTCGGCAGACAAGACTGTGGAGAGGGAGACAGAGTTGCTTGACCCGGAAATCGCTTCTGGGAATGCTGCTAATTCCAATGCGGTTAACCAAATGATTGAACTCCTTCATGTTGGAGCTGATTGTGTAGAGAGTAATCCACAAGAACGAATTGATATGAAAGAAGCCATTAGAAGGATAGAAGAAGTACAAGTTTGA
- the LOC115707656 gene encoding pollen receptor-like kinase 3 isoform X1 has protein sequence MAAVPSLLFLIPLFYFIPFSHSLSEGDSLLKLKNSFTQTNALASWVPNSSPCSSRWAGVMCFDGIITGLHLTNMGLSGKIDIDALNQISGLRTISFMNNNFSGPIPEFSKLGVLKSLLLSGNAFSGDIPSDFFSHLNSLKKVWLNENQFTGNVPESLGQLTHLIELHLENNQFTGSIPVFKQSINSLDLSNNKLEGEIPAIFSSYNASAFAGNNGLCGKPLDTVCSTVPTQSPALPATENYSNDNKLVVGGVVAAMVIVLIYALLSSKNNIEDDFSQLGRETTDDVVEVHVPSSNRRNLDSSTQKGSDSKRSASGGGGGGDGGDSQHGKSGSMTDLIMVNDEKGTFGLSDLMKAAAEVLGNGGLGSAYKAVMSFGLSVAVKRMREMNRLGRDGFDAEMRRFGGLRHRNILTPLAYHYRREEKLLVSEYIPKGSLLYVMHGDRGTSHAELNWPTRLKIIQGIARGMGFLYTEFSNYDLPHGNLKSSNVLLNHDHEPVLSDYAFHPLMSPTNAAQSMFAYKTPDYVKYQRVSQKTDVYCLGILILEILTGKFPSQYLNKGKGGIDIVQWVSSADKTVERETELLDPEIASGNAANSNAVNQMIELLHVGADCVESNPQERIDMKEAIRRIEEVQV, from the exons ATGGCCGCTGTTCCTTCTCTCCTCTTCCTCATTCCTCTTTTCTATTTCATTCCTTTCTCCCATTCACTTTCTGAAGGTGATTCCCTTCTCAAACTCAAAAACTCCTTTACACAAACCAATGCTCTCGCTTCATGGGTTCCTAACTCTTCCCCTTGTTCGTCTCGGTGGGCAGGGGTAATGTGTTTTGACGGAATCATTACCGGTCTCCATCTCACTAACATGGGTCTTTCTGGGAAAATCGATATTGATGCCTTGAATCAGATTTCGGGCCTTAGAACAATTAGTTTCATGAATAATAACTTCTCCGGTCCAATACCGGAGTTCAGCAAGCTTGGAGTTTTGAAATCTCTGTTACTTAGCGGGAATGCTTTTTCCGGTGATATTCCTTCTGATTTCTTCTCCCATTTAAATTCGCTTAAGAAAGTTTGGCTTAACGAGAATCAATTCACCGGAAACGTGCCGGAATCTCTTGGACAATTAACTCATCTCATAGAACTTCATTTGGAGAACAACCAATTCACAGGCTCGATTCCTGTCTTTAAACAGAGCATTAATTCACTTGACTTATCCAATAACAAGCTCGAGGGTGAAATCCCGGCCATCTTTTCCTCTTACAATGCTAGTGCTTTCGCTGGAAATAATGGTCTTTGCGGTAAACCATTGGACACAGTTTGCTCCACGGTACCAACCCAATCGCCGGCTCTGCCAGCTACCGAAAATTACTCAAATGACAACAAATTAGTCGTCGGCGGAGTCGTGGCTGCAATGGTCATTGTCTTAATATATGCTCTGCTTAGCTCAAAGAACAATATTGAAGACGATTTTAGTCAGCTAGGGAGGGAAACCACGGACGACGTGGTCGAAGTTCACGTGCCCAGCTCTAACCGAAGGAATTTGGATTCATCCACCCAAAAGGGCAGCGATTCCAAGAGATCTGctagtggtggtggtggtggtggtgatggtgGAGATTCGCAACACGGGAAGAGCGGGTCCATGACTGATTTGATAATGGTGAACGACGAAAAGGGCACTTTCGGGTTATCTGACTTGATGAAAGCCGCGGCGGAGGTTCTTGGTAATGGCGGGTTAGGGTCGGCCTATAAGGCTGTCATGTCGTTCGGGCTGTCTGTGGCGGTGAAGCGGATGAGGGAGATGAATAGATTAGGAAGAGACGGGTTTGATGCCGAGATGAGGCGGTTCGGTGGACTCCGCCACCGGAATATATTGACTCCGTTGGCTTACCATTACCGGAGAGAAGAGAAATTGTTAGTCTCCGAGTACATTCCTAAAGGCAGCCTCTTATACGTTATGCATG gaGACCGGGGAACCAGTCATGCAGAGCTCAACTGGCCAACTCGTCTAAAGATAATCCAAGGAATCGCAAGGGGAATGGGATTTCTGTATACAGAGTTTTCAAACTACGACCTTCCCCATGGGAATCTCAAGTCCAGCAATGTCCTTTTGAACCACGACCACGAACCAGTCCTAAGCGACTATGCGTTTCACCCCTTGATGAGTCCCACCAACGCAGCTCAATCCATGTTCGCCTACAAAACCCCAGACTACGTCAAGTACCAGAGAGTCTCACAAAAGACCGATGTATACTGCCTCGGCATTCTCATTCTCGAAATCCTTACTGGGAAATTCCCTTCTCAGTATCTCAACAAAGGCAAAGGCGGAATTGACATCGTTCAGTGGGTTTCTTCGGCAGACAAGACTGTGGAGAGGGAGACAGAGTTGCTTGACCCGGAAATCGCTTCTGGGAATGCTGCTAATTCCAATGCGGTTAACCAAATGATTGAACTCCTTCATGTTGGAGCTGATTGTGTAGAGAGTAATCCACAAGAACGAATTGATATGAAAGAAGCCATTAGAAGGATAGAAGAAGTACAAGTTTGA
- the LOC115707657 gene encoding photosystem I chlorophyll a/b-binding protein 6, chloroplastic isoform X2, which yields MALAIASTALSIVSKRGTPLKISSPKITSKSLLGTTRVNATKGVSSVCEPLPPDRPLWFPGSSPPEWLDGSLPGDFGFDPLGLGSDPELLKWFAQAELMHARWAMLGVSGILIPEWFERLGFIKDFSWYEAGAREYFADQTTLFVVQLVLMGWVEGRRWADMLNPGCVDIEPKMPHKKNPKPDVGYPGGLWFDPFMWGRGSPEPVMVLRTKEIKNGRLAMLAFVGFWFQAIYTGKDPIDNLMAHIADPGHCNIFSAFTSQ from the exons ATGGCCCTGGCAATAGCTTCTACTGCTCTCTCAATCGTCTCAAAAAG GGGAACTCCATTGAAAATTTCCTCACCAAAAATCACTTCCAAATCGTTGTTAGGGACAACTAGGGTTAATGCAACAAAAGGAGTATCGAGTGTTTGTGAACCACTTCCTCCAGATAGGCCATTATGGTTCCCTGGTAGCTCACCTCCTGAATGGCTCGATGGAAG ccTTCCTGGGGACTTTGGCTTTGACCCACTTGGATTAG GGTCTGATCCAGAACTACTAAAATGGTTCGCACAAGCTGAACTGATGCACGCCAGGTGGGCAATGCTGGGTGTGTCTGGAATCCTTATCCCTGAGTGGTTTGAAAGATTAGGATTCATCAAAGACTTCTCATGGTACGAAGCTGGAGCCAGAGAATATTTTGCGGACCAAACCACTTTGTTTGTGGTTCAATTAGTACTAATGGGCTGGGTTGAGGGTCGAAGATGGGCTGACATGCTCAACCCAGGCTGCGTTGATATTGAGCCCAAAATGCCCCACAAGAAGAACCCAAAGCCCGATGTTGGGTACCCGGGTGGGCTTTGGTTTGACCCGTTTATGTGGGGAAGAGGGTCTCCGGAGCCTGTCATGGTTTTGAGAACCAAAGAGATCAAGAATGGGCGTCTTGCCATGCTGGCTTTTGTGGGTTTTTGGTTCCAAGCTATTTATACTGGTAAAGATCCCATTGACAATTTGATGGCTCACATTGCTGATCCTGGTCACTGCAACATATTTTCG GCTTTCACTTCACAGTAG
- the LOC115707657 gene encoding photosystem I chlorophyll a/b-binding protein 6, chloroplastic isoform X1: protein MALAIASTALSIVSKRGTPLKISSPKITSKSLLGTTRVNATKGVSSVCEPLPPDRPLWFPGSSPPEWLDGSLPGDFGFDPLGLGSDPELLKWFAQAELMHARWAMLGVSGILIPEWFERLGFIKDFSWYEAGAREYFADQTTLFVVQLVLMGWVEGRRWADMLNPGCVDIEPKMPHKKNPKPDVGYPGGLWFDPFMWGRGSPEPVMVLRTKEIKNGRLAMLAFVGFWFQAIYTGKDPIDNLMAHIADPGHCNIFSVTIVNYCFGLYLVFVLF, encoded by the exons ATGGCCCTGGCAATAGCTTCTACTGCTCTCTCAATCGTCTCAAAAAG GGGAACTCCATTGAAAATTTCCTCACCAAAAATCACTTCCAAATCGTTGTTAGGGACAACTAGGGTTAATGCAACAAAAGGAGTATCGAGTGTTTGTGAACCACTTCCTCCAGATAGGCCATTATGGTTCCCTGGTAGCTCACCTCCTGAATGGCTCGATGGAAG ccTTCCTGGGGACTTTGGCTTTGACCCACTTGGATTAG GGTCTGATCCAGAACTACTAAAATGGTTCGCACAAGCTGAACTGATGCACGCCAGGTGGGCAATGCTGGGTGTGTCTGGAATCCTTATCCCTGAGTGGTTTGAAAGATTAGGATTCATCAAAGACTTCTCATGGTACGAAGCTGGAGCCAGAGAATATTTTGCGGACCAAACCACTTTGTTTGTGGTTCAATTAGTACTAATGGGCTGGGTTGAGGGTCGAAGATGGGCTGACATGCTCAACCCAGGCTGCGTTGATATTGAGCCCAAAATGCCCCACAAGAAGAACCCAAAGCCCGATGTTGGGTACCCGGGTGGGCTTTGGTTTGACCCGTTTATGTGGGGAAGAGGGTCTCCGGAGCCTGTCATGGTTTTGAGAACCAAAGAGATCAAGAATGGGCGTCTTGCCATGCTGGCTTTTGTGGGTTTTTGGTTCCAAGCTATTTATACTGGTAAAGATCCCATTGACAATTTGATGGCTCACATTGCTGATCCTGGTCACTGCAACATATTTTCGGTAACAATCGTTAACTATTGTTTTGGCTTGTATTTAGTGTTTGTGTTGTTCTAA